GGGTCAGTTCAAGGTCTTGCAAGTCCGCGTCATCGCGAAGTTTCATGAATGTCTTTTCGTGCTGCAATTCTTGGTCGCGCAACCAGGTGATGAATTCCAGGCTTTTTTTGTCCAAATCTTTACGTTTGCTGGCTTCGTTGTAAAACGCATAGCCGTTGCGCTCGATTTGAACGGCCATTTCGATGATTTCGTTGATTGAGAAGGCAGGCATAATTTCCTCCAGTATTTGTATTTTATATGCTAAAAACTTAGTCTTTCTTCAAGTTTTGGCAAGCCCGAATAGCCCGACCCTTTCTATTCCAAACTCACCTGCGAGGGGCCTAAAAGTTCACCCACGTGGTCTGTGCTGTCTTGAACGGGTTTTCGCTGGGTTTGTTCCTCGCGTTTTTCTTCTTCGTGGTGGGCGGGAATATTTTGGGTGATGCTTTTTTGAATTTCGCGCATCAGGTCTGGCTCTGGTTTTTTGCTTTCCTGTTCCGGTTCTGCCGTGGAAGCCTTTTTAACTGCAGTGGAATCCGCTGTCTGTCGCTTCAAAAAGTCCGGTGTTTGCAGTCGCCCCTGGCTGTAGGCATATCTCAAAATTCCCGCTAAAACCATCACAAACAGGATTATTCCAAACAACCACAACAAGTTGGGTGAAAGCAATATCTTGTGCTCTTTCGTTCCCAAATCAGTTTGCGTGGGTTTCTTGGTGTGTTCGGGAACCATGACTTTGAACTCGGCCATAACCTCATCCAAATCCGCACCCAGATAGCGGGCATAATTATAAACCATAGCTTTGGAAAACCCGAAAGGTCCAAGCTCAAAAAAGCGGTTTTCCTCAATTATCCGAACCTGTTCTTCGCGAATGCGCAGGTCGTCAAAAACTTTTTGATAGCTGATACCCTGCTCTTCCCTCAGGTTTTGCAGGTGTCCGCCTAAATTTTCCATGTATAAACTCCATTGAAAGTGTGTTCAACCGCGCCCGCAAGAATGAATTCACCATTTTCCAAAGCCCGGATCGAAACAGTTCCACCGGGCATATTAACCCGGACCTCAGAGTCCAAAAATCCCTTTTGAATCCCGCAAAAAACAGTTGCTACTGCGCCTGTGCCGCAAGCCTGGGTGGCTCCTGCGCCACGTTCCCAAATTGTCATATCAATTTGATTGCGGGAAACCACACGCGCGAACTCCACATTCACTCCATCCGGGAAATGTGAATGCTGCTCTA
The sequence above is a segment of the Candidatus Cloacimonadota bacterium genome. Coding sequences within it:
- the dapF gene encoding diaminopimelate epimerase, with protein sequence LRGDSKLRIATDSGVLDAVIEAEEISVKLGMPQMLENNLVLEGIEGALIGVGNWHFVSYQKELKDQEFEFGPLLEQHSHFPDGVNVEFARVVSRNQIDMTIWERGAGATQACGTGAVATVFCGIQKGFLDSEVRVNMPGGTVSIRALENGEFILAGAVEHTFNGVYTWKI